From a region of the Ornithodoros turicata isolate Travis unplaced genomic scaffold, ASM3712646v1 ctg00001197.1, whole genome shotgun sequence genome:
- the LOC135376649 gene encoding uncharacterized protein LOC135376649, whose protein sequence is MRASLSRLHWDAPCTTVASRIIGEVTPCTTSPLFRKERANTPLRHTRQRSGCISFTRRFSRDTAIIVWLLTHTAAKAPKNSLVLRYIPDTAKHNTGKRCSDDFDCEQVLGQVCNIEKQGSTGTCQCPDSTPVRVVEHGQPRCVSARLIFEDCADTAECAFLNPYVECVNQICTCSPPNVMKRKDLCIPDSASNTTSQTANVFAMLLMSIGAIAGFAALVARIIIVREGRHQDSDEGPHGRYRWRHQADDPPMVLLSKGIKRIFNDCKDKIQDMVLRKPVLSPQMQSLIEIRPTRPTRTSHESTVVVDVHVPYEPLDFEDMASLESHLDITQVEDY, encoded by the exons atgcgagcatccctcagtaggcTTCATTGGGATGCGCCCTGTACCACGGTAGCCAGCAGGATTATCGGCGAAGTTACCCCGTGTACTACTTCTCCCCTCTTTCGAAAAGAGAGGGCGAATACCCCGTTGCGACACACACGTCAGAGATCAGGGTGTATTTCGTTCACTCGGCGTTTCAGTAGAGATACCGCTATCATTGTCTGGTTACTTACACACACAGCGGCGAAAGCACCGAAGAACTCACTTGTGCTACGTTATATTCCAGATACTGCGAAGCACAATACAGGCAAGCGGTGCTCGGACGACTTCGACTGCGAGCAAGTCTTGGGCCAAGTGTGCAACATCGAGAAGCAAGGCTCGACAGGAACCTGTCAGTGCCCCGACAGCACACCTGTTCGTGTAGTGGAGCACGGCCAGCCAAGATGTGTCTCTG CTCGCCTGATCTTTGAAGACTGCGCGGACACCGCCGAATGTGCGTTCCTCAACCCTTATGTGGAATGTGTGAACCAGATCTGCACCTGCTCTCCACCGAACGTTATGAAAAGGAAGGACCTGTGCATCCCAG ATTCAGCATCCAATACTACTTCCCAGACGGCCAACGTGTTTGCCATGCTTCTCATGAGCATCGGAGCTATCGCAGGCTTTGCAGCTCTTGTGGCCAG GATCATAATTGTCAGAGAAGGCCGACACCAAGATAGCGACGAAGGACCACATGGTCGTTATCGATGGCGACATCAGGCGGATGATCCTCCGATGGTCCTGTTAAGCAAAGGCATCAAGCGCATTTTCAATGACTGCAAAGATAAGATACAAGATATGGTACTTCGGAAGCCCGTGCTCTCTCCGCAGATGCAAAGTCTAATCGAAATCCGGCCTACCAGGCCTACCAGAACCTCCCATGAGAGCACGGTTGTGGTTGATGTCCACGTGCCATACGAACCGTTGGACTTTGAGGACATGGCTTCGTTGGAATCTCACCTTGA CATCACACAGGTCGAAGATTACTAA
- the LOC135376653 gene encoding uncharacterized protein LOC135376653, with the protein MAPSLDSQRQADDVLVPHIEHAEVNADPPSPKHGDDEKRRDFNLNTDLEHIMQIVIDQLSNPQSSPAGLRRIEGDECRVEVDEGKFSDTVRAVYSRTLLKLRQKLHTIAAQEAPSVDQVSFGDSCRTSSAIPRNKTVELLPSLDKGCGEAKGKTYADVSTLCRILTPHSVSRDPRKRIRISDTFSEHRVGRNFPEPPVYGVPRLQTHQSTPATIDAFPFTRTPDRLPKRCYLLRDERQDNPTTESFHSCSDPNRFMRQQKFIPTTTLPISDSAKLVLEPISSDVDLHNPPRDSLKAYLAGKVPTVATADCPTVNDYLQNNGEVDRTQSGVGGFTKMVHPRVHYIDSDNALRVREETSLCSIPKKLLKKPPKIVLSPIKDEVVGLQAEEETPLLNLETIPKKKRNKSVLLPPYSRKRGCLQYHTQDSSFSLSRLELGSYMPNLSTSRLLNRSCTYIHGWGCKDVLQKVDACDRTPVEESIILCSSGPSSEVKEYAQSYHERVIRTGTAAAYVDPTSSSPPSDIQCPALFLLNTPRQDMACNKVEEIVEKNLQTVASSAVLNGTTAKLSPPRKACEEVKLTITENDMIQCLNRVVGPNRAIAVEDNRKFPGAKATQEAVCGYDLMQDVLLNEDFLSTSDVSKVDINPKGNSTAPKADLEALSQPLSRLRRGDLKNILKQILEEEYAHVLQLATHVVPSIQSTTAPPVPFEHENWLALTHEPLEKVNRESSGTSTRNKLIAPESPSTNYVKREYEFTTARSSGEANTADGFDLQPSSGTRQSSDNTADNTADNTVTQETSSTSIRRFYTELSFPDVDIHGADGDAPGSDTSSSEDTTTAAMTTTQTTEDSLDEDGYVHLEEKEMTKFLSQVTVVNSSESNIVSNDCEKPRRSVDTRFPFSPRRRRPPEKHRDQDTKTMSWVPPIPKLLLKEFRKNVLKNAAGVQPMTPEVTPSQHHTREGAIGNIVPLEETTSSPPDGNTARWTEPFREYRDTESICANYTTTGVAVVRFSSVSGSKTDDSREGGQRDRKSGFTNGKRTRPKSASFHGILPSDRLGSVDGERGFVPRSKSYTEYWLRTVSLYKEVSSCQISPSTDPSGDVMETESMAHVLHGLDDTRQGTTLEEIDLENFIRENQMNPLLKAFLYMHKTAYQTSVTRDTPKSTTYVSYDLQGTPISSNVPQPYEPDEIIPKTDYPTSLEIKPPNIETDRKKSSSLQPSADYRIIPALPQCESTSEATIIVDCDRGRRFYDTERQSGIFSPNGATTITEQASFEDSSSSGPPKSLKKTLRKTAPYRTPFRLCSSSRSSAVAPISLRMLRRTNSTEYMTPSMTQGRSRIWNSIEEEKPLKKCVSALSYLEKNRLWKPDSLPFQRWLNEARRASLRPGDGGSVLDESGRPSSQDMITSSESSEEEEMHSLASTTMQTMDEAGTEGEEIA; encoded by the exons ATGGCGCCATCTCTGGATTCTCAAAGGCAAGCTGACGATGTCCTTGTGCCGCATATTGAACACGCCGAAGTGAATGCGGACCCACCATCGCCAAAGCACGGAGACGACGAGAAAAGGCGAGATTTCAACTTGAACACGGACCTAGAACACATTATGCAGATAGTTATAGACCAGCTCTCAAACCCGCAAAGCAGCCCAGCTGGGCTCCGCAGAATCGAAGGAGACGAATGCAGAGTAGAAGTTGACGAGGGCAAGTTTTCTGATACAGTCCGAGCCGTGTATTCTCGAACTCTGCTCAAGCTACGCCAGAAGCTACACACTATAGCGGCGCAGGAAGCCCCCAGCGTTGACCAAGTGTCTTTCGGAGATTCCTGTCGGACGTCCAGCGCTATTCCAAGAAATAAAACCGTGGAGCTGCTTCCTTCTCTCGATAAAGGGTGCGGCGAAGCGAAAGGCAAAACGTACGCGGATGTGTCCACCCTATGTCGAATTCTAACTCCACACTCTGTCTCGAGGGATCCACGTAAGCGAATTCGAATAAGCGATACGTTCTCCGAACATCGGGTCGGGAGAAATTTTCCGGAGCCTCCAGTCTATGGTGTTCCTCGCTTGCAGACTCATCAAAGCACCCCTGCAACCATCGATGCTTTTCCTTTTACACGGACACCCGATCGTCTTCCAAAAAGATGTTACCTTCTTAGAGACGAACGACAAGATAATCCGACGACCGAATCATTTCACTCTTGTTCCGACCCCAATCGTTTTATGAGACAACAGAAGTTCATTCCGACGACGACCCTGCCGATATCCGATTCGGCAAAACTGGTTCTGGAGCCGATTTCGAGTGATGTGGACCTTCACAATCCTCCTAGGGATAGTCTGAAGGCGTACCTTGCAGGCAAGGTTCCGACGGTAGCTACTGCAGATTGTCCCACGGTAAACGATTACTTGCAAAACAATGGGGAGGTTGACAGAACACAGTCAGGTGTTGGTGGATTCACAAAAATGGTACACCCAAGGGTACACTACATTGACTCTGACAATGCCTTGCGAGTCAGAGAAGAAACCTCGCTCTGCAGTATACCAAAAAAGCTTCTTAAGAAGCCACCTAAAATCGTTTTATCCCCGATAAAAGACGAGGTCGTAGGTCTGCAAGCCGAAGAAGAAACGCCACTACTTAACCTGGAAACCATACCtaagaagaaaaggaacaagTCAGTTCTTCTACCCCCTTATTCAAGAAAGAGAGGATGTTTACAATATCACACACAAGATAGTTCATTTTCGTTGTCACGACTGGAACTAGGGTCATACATGCCTAATCTGTCGACGTCCAGGCTTCTCAATAGGTCCTGTACGTACATTCATGGTTGGGGTTGCAAAGACGTGCTGCAGAAAGTGGACGCTTGTGACAGAACGCCCGTTGAAGAAAGCATTATTCTGTGCTCTTCGGGGCCTTCGAGCGAAGTGAAAGAATATGCGCAATCCTACCACGAAAGAGTGATTAGGACAGGCACTGCTGCCGCATACGTAGATCCCACCTCAAGTAGCCCCCCTTCAGATATTCAATGTCCTGCGCTCTTTCTGTTAAATACACCAAGACAAGATATGGCATGCAACAAAGTTGAAGAGATCGTTGAGAAGAACCTCCAAACAGTCGCATCGTCCGCGGTACTAAATGGCACTACAGCTAAGTTATCTCCACCTCGAAAGGCATGCGAAGAGGTCAAGTTGACAATCACCGAGAACGACATGATCCAGTGCTTAAACAGAGTCGTAGGACCAAATCGAGCCATAGCTGTAGAAGACAACAGGAAGTTCCCAGGAGCAAAAGCTACGCAGGAGGCTGTGTGCGGTTACGACTTGATGCAAGACGTGCTTTTGAACGAGGACTTCCTAAGTACCAGTGACGTTTCCAAAGTTGATATTAATCCCAAAGGAAATTCCACCGCGCCTAAAGCTGATCTGGAAGCATTAAGTCAGCCACTTTCGCGCCTACGAAGAGGCGACTTGAAAAATATCCTGAAGCAAATTTTGGAAGAAGAGTACGCCCATGTTCTCCAGCTTGCAACACATGTGGTGCCGTCGATCCAGAGCACAACGGCTCCTCCGGTGCCTTTCGAACACGAAAACTGGCTAGCGCTCACCCATGAGCCATTGGAAAAGGTGAATAGGGAAAGCTCTGGTACGTCGACACGCAACAAGCTTATTGCTCCAGAATCACCATCAACGAACTATGTTAAACGAGAGTATGAATTTACAACTGCGCGGTCGAGCGGTGAAGCTAACACAGCGGATGGATTCGACCTGCAGCCGTCATCAGGAACTCGGCAAAGTTCTGACAACACAGCTGACAACACAGCTGACAACACAGTTACGCAAGAAACATCGTCGACATCTATCAGAAGGTTTTACACGGAATTAAGCTTCCCAGACGTGGACATTCATGGAGCTGATGGTGACGCCCCCGGGAGTGATACTTCGTCGTCAGAGGATACCACCACTGCTGCAATGACGACGACTCAGACGACGGAAGATAGCTTGGATGAAGACGGTTATGTTCACTTGGAAGAGAAAGAAATGACGAAGTTCTTATCTCAAGTTACTGTCGTTAATTCATCAGAATCTAATATAGTGTCTAACGATTGCGAAAAACCTCGTCGTTCTGTTGATACGCGATTCCCATTTAGCCCGAGAAGGCGACGACCACCTGAAAAACATCGAGATCAAGACACTAAAACAATGAGCTGGGTCCCTCCGATTCCTAAATTGCTCCTAAAAGAATTCAGGAAAAATGTTCTCAAGAACGCAGCAGGAGTACAACCGATGACACCCGAAGTGACACCCTCTCAACACCACACGCGCGAAGGCGCGATTGGAAATATCGTACCTCTGGAGGAAACGACGTCTTCTCCTCCCGACGGCAACACCGCCAGATGGACTGAGCCATTTCGAGAATATCGTGACACCGAGAGCATATGTGCAAACTACACCACCACGGGAGTTGCAGTCGTGAGATTTTCGTCCGTGTCAGGCAGCAAAACCGATGACTCGAGAGAAGGTGGACAAAGAGACCGGAAAA GTGGCTTCACCAACGGAAAACGAACGAGGCCGAAATCTGCGTCATTCCACGGCATCCTTCCATCCGACAGACTGGGCAGCGTTGATGGTGAACGTGGTTTCGTCCCGCGTTCCAAGTCGTATACAGAATATTGGCTTAGGACTGTTTCCCTGTACAAGGAAGTCTCATCCTGCCAAATCTCACCTTCAACGGATCCTTCGGGCGACGTTATGGAAACCGAATCCATGGCTCATGTGCTGCATGGCTTGGACGACACAAGACAGGGAACAACGTTGGAGGAGATCGACCTCGAAAACTTCATTCGCGAAAACCAGATGAATCCACTTCTGAAGGCTTTCTTGTACATGCATAAAACGGCGTACCAGACATCTGTGACGCGGGATACACCCAAATCAACCACGTACGTCAGTTACGACTTACAAGGTACGCCCATTTCTTCTAATGTCCCGCAACCATATGAACCGGACGAGATAATACCGAAGACTGACTACCCGACTTCACTAGAAATTAAACCACCAAATATCGAAACCGACAGGAAGAAATCATCCAGTTTGCAGCCCAGCGCAGACTACCGCATTATTCCAGCTCTTCCACAGTGCGAAAGTACGTCGGAGGCAACAATCATTGTCGACTGCGACCGGGGCAGGCGCTTTTATGATACGGAACGTCAAAGTGGGATCTTCTCACCCAACGGTGCAACCACCATCACAGAGCAAGCCAGTTTCGAAGACAGCTCTAGCAGCGGTCCTCCAAAATCGCTCAAGAAAACGCTGCGAAAAACGGCGCCGTACCGTACGCCGTTCCGTCTCTGCAGCAGTTCGCGGTCGAGCGCCGTGGCTCCGATCAGTCTCAGAATGTTGAGACGTACGAactcgacggaatacatgacgcCGTCTATGACACAAGGTCGCAGCCGAATATGGAATTCCATCGAAGAGGAAAAACCGTTGAAGAAGTGCGTGAGCGCCCTTTCGTACCTTGAGAAAAACCGTCTTTGGAAACCGGACTCGTTGCCCTTTCAGCGGTGGCTGAACGAGGCCAGGAGGGCGTCGTTAAGGCCTGGCGATGGAGGGTCTGTCCTGGATGAGTCGGGACGCCCGTCTTCGCAAGATATGATAACGTCGAGCGAGTCGTCTGAGGAGGAAGAGATGCATAGCTTGGCGTCTACTACGATGCAGACTATGGACGAAGCTGGTACGGAAGGCGAAGAAATAGCTTGA